The DNA segment TATCAAAATCAGAAGTACAAATTTCCTAGTTCTTAAGTTTCCCGGTCTCTAAGGCTGTGAGGTCATAAAAGTTTTGGGTACAACTAAAAGCCCAAGAGTCAAAACTCAAATATTAAACTTTCGGATAAATATTAAAAATTCGAGATCAAACTTTTTGTGGTAGTGATACTTTTTCAGTACCAACCGATCATtgacaaaagaaaaataagtgGTGGAGTTGTCATTTGAATTCCTAAGTTCTGCACACTTTTTTTTCTTCGCCTGGTTTTTGTCCCTATTGAATtttccgacaaggtttttaatgatGCAGAGATAAGGGTGGAAAAGATAAAATCCTCCACTTCCCAATTACATCATAGTGAATAACCGAAAAGtagagggactatctgtattagtAAAAAATAAACTCGCCACGTCGGTCTATTAAATGGCGACACGTATAAACAAAATTACGAGAACGGTGAAGAATGACATATAAAGATGATATTTGAAATACCCTCGAGGTCGAACATACTCATACCGTATATGTTAGCCTCGACGCTAATCATCATAGAATAGCCCTGAATCATGTACGGGAGAATAGCTCTTAATTACAAATAAGGAAAAATCAGTTAATCCCGGATTACATGAGATTTACCATTATAACGccatcagttacaaatcaattatGTAACGTACaataaatgcaataaatgattgtaacAGGCAGAACAAGACAATCAATTACGAAATTAACTCAACAggtacgagattgactcaacatgcaagtgattgactcaacaggtacgagattgactcaacataCACGTGATTGactcatcagttacggaattaactcatcatTTACATAATTAATTCATCAGTTACAGAATTCAAGCATTTACTAATATATGACAAGTCTTCCAGAAGTAATAGATGGATTAAGTAAATACTCATAATGGACCcataattcaaggagaatggtTACTTAGATCTAGCCTATAAATAGACACACTTTGAAcccgtttggattagctgatttgaagtagctgataagcattaggtgttgaaaaataattttaagttctgaaactgatttaataaataagcagttacaTGTTTGAATACAAGTGTTGAAATTGATAATAAGTTGCTGCAGTATTTGAGAAAAAAGTGCTGATAAGCTTTTTTTCTGTTAAAATAACTTAAATAACATTAGAATTATTTACACATTATAAGGGCataatttcttcaaaattttagattccagatcgattcaaatacaaaatattctATTTGTCATTTTAGTTTAAATACAACTGTGCTTAGATAAGAAAActtttataataaataaaatttattttatgataagcatataatcataagttataataattaataaattgacaaaagtttcgaagtaaaaaataaacctaaataaatatttgaagagaaacaaaCACTGTCTTCATCACCACAACACTTAGAAAGCAATACATCAAAAATTTGATATGTCCTCATTTATTACATACAGTTCAAAAATTAATACACAATCACATAGATACAAATATGCAAAGGAATTGAGAATTTGTTTATCTTAAATAGTCAATGAGAATTGCAGACTTGAAGAGGCGCGGAGGGGGGAGGGTTGAAACAATACTTGAGGCAGTGAGCATCGATGTAAGAGTTTTGTTCTAAAAaagaatattttaaggataaaatagtaaaaatcttggtcaaacttaaagtacttataagctaaaaattcaTAAGCTGGGGATAACCAGCTTATGTCTTTTAGCTTATTTTTTTGACTTATaaacacttttaattttaccaaacgcgtagataagccgAAAATTGTTTATAAGCTAGTTTGACCAGcctataagcttagccaaacaccctcttatAACTATTGTAATCATCTGATTAtcttctctacaattctataTATTGTAATTCATAGCATCTTGCTCCCAAGTTAGCCATAGTTCGGCTCTTCAAGCTCTGTTCGGTTCATTATCCTACCAAGTATCATCCAATAAGAATTATTTCTTCTccgctttatttttattatattatctgttATTGAATTTATTTTCACTTCTATATCACGTTGTATTAACGAAAATTTATATCTTTCAGATTGAATTGGTTACTTGTCGCCCGTCATAAAAATTATTGCTTTGACCTTAAAAACTATATTTTGGGTTAAACAAATAGTGTATACACAAACATTCCCTCTATCTTGTAAAATAGAAATACTATTTTCAAATTTCAATAGAATATAATCCCAACCGTCACGAAAAAGAAATAGGGTAGTAGAGCGTTTACAAAAGCATGACACTATAATATGTGATCATACGAACAGTTTCTTTTAGCTATAATTTGCGGAAAATGAGGCCGAAATATAAGAACGTAACAAATTGGACGAGAGAACTAGGATTATTATATTACTTCTCGGGCTAACATCCTTTTCACTtgtgtattttattttttggaataaAGAAGAGGAGTATGGAATCGATTCTCTCTTTTAAAAAATTGCACTTGTCACAGGGAAACTTGAACTTTTATTTATTTGGGAGAGTTGAAAAAATTATCACGTTGAAACGTTATGTACATTTTGTCCTCTCTTAGCGcacttcttatttattttaatattaaaacaCTTGATTAAGATGAAAATGATCAAATTTGGCGATATACTATCTGAAATTGATTAACTTTATCACTCGTTAAAAATTTTGGTCTAATTAATATTATCCTGCAATTAGAAAAAAGTTTTATTTTTTCATTGATACCTAACAAAGCTCCAACTTGAAAGTAATTTTAAAACATAATGAAAAAGTTAAGGGGTAAATTTATACCTttttatcaaaaaataaaattgaacaTGTGGAGTGCACTCATCTATTATTGAAACTATGTTAATGATAATGGCAAAATAATGGTATAAATGAATTAAAAATGCAACATTGGACAAAATTGAATAATTTTGAATAGTACGAGAACAAATTTGAACTTTTGCCATTAATTACTCAAAATTTATTTGATACTTTTTATTTTTCGAGATTCAAATTTCTTAATTTTGATCGAGTATTTGGACATAAAAAATTTtagtttttgaaataaaatttacatatttagaaattacataaaaagtactataagttataataattaataattaaaaatacttaaaaaaaacatatgaaaaatgcttcagatttccgaggataTGGCCCTTCATAGGAAGCAGTGAAGGTCGAGTATTTGGGTTGTatgttaggaggtagttgagtcttttCCTACTTTCGTACCTTTGTGAGGCTAGTCTGATAGTATTTTTGTCTGAGACTGCTAGTGGTTAATGTTGTGTCTTACTACTCTTTCGTTTTTCATAGTGTCGGGTCTATTTAATCGctatcgcttttgctttgcaATCTATCTTCTGGGTTTCATGATGCCGTTATTTTTTGGTATCTGTTGATGGTACTGTtattgtctcttttcgtcttcttgagttgagggtctttcggaaacaacctttCTAGTCTCGCGGGgcaggggtaaagtctgcgtacacacaACCTTCCCTAGACCTTACTAATGAGATTTTACTGGATCGTTGTTGTTGTACATAAAAAGCATATAAAAATATTGCAATAAAAGAATAATTTGTTTGCGTCATATAGATTGGGAAAGAGAAAATAAATTGTTTTTATATAGACAtattatttatgaaaaaataatatatCCTTTTTTTTCAAAGCAAATAAAAATTTACATATATACCTTTTATGGAAAAGTTGGAGTTTTTGGCAAAAATCATCCTTAAACTATGGTTCAAACCAAGGGTACATCCTTGTCTTATCCTAGTAAACAAAAATCATCCTTATACTATTTAAAAAGTTGCAAGAATCATCCTTCCATTAAATTTTATCACAAAAACTAACAGCATCGTCAAAAGACCATGTCCATCACGTGCCTTTTCCCCTCAATTTTTCAATATTGTCTCTCCTGCCCAATCGACTTTTCCAAGAACGTGCTGAccgttttctttttccttcttaatttttgtttcctccctttcttcttatttttcttcttcaagaAAACTAGCAGGATAAACTAGGTGCTGCTTATTTCTTCTTTAAAGTTGCTGCTATTTAATGAACAAAAATGGCCTACACTGAAATAACTTCTCCTTAAGTTGTCTTCTTATAACAAGCAGATGATAACAAGAGATTGGCACGACCTTGAGGTGGAAGTGCATTATGATCATGTAAAATCTTATATTTGTGTCGGGCTTTGATGAGGGTGTCGATTCTCTTTGTGTCAGTTTTATTAGTCTACCTATAAATGAGAAAAATTAAAAGGTTCTAGCTCTAAATTAAGAACCTGAAAGTCAGAAACTAGATTAGTTCTCTTCCATTTGTCGGAGTGAGTGGTTTCACAATAGTTGAGCTAAACCGAAGTTGGAGTCACATTTTAAAAACAAACCTTGCATCATCACCTCAAATTAAAGATAGAATATCAAAATCTACCGTACGTGCATTGAAATACATGATGCTGCTTAGAAAGTCAAAACTCTTCCACTATTTTTAAAGGCTTTGCACTTTCCTCTCCAAAAGGAAGGTAGCAAGAAATAGTATAGCATGAGATCGGAGAGTTCCAACTATCATACCAGTTGGATGTGAAGTTCATATGAAAAGAAACTTCTAGTTTTGAAGTCTTAGTCCTTTTTGGCAAAGGTGGAAGATGATCGGGTAGGAAGGACAATATTGGAAAATTGAGGGGAAAAGGCACGCGATGGACATGGTCTTTTGATGATATTGTTAGTTTTTGTGATAAAATTTAACGAAAGGATGATTCTTGCAACTTTTTAAATAGTATAAGGATGATTTTTGTTTACTAGGATAAGACAAGGATGTACGTTGCTTTGAACTATAATTTAAGTATGATTTTTGTCAAAAACCGAAAAAGTTGAATGCATTGACTATTGTAGAAGAGGTAATTATATTGTGGTTCAAGAATGAAATATAAAAAGGTGGACTAGCGTCCAGGGTATTTCTTTCTTCAGATTCTCTCTCATCAATTCGataagagagaagaaaagaacCCATTTGCTGCCTCTCACGATAACCTGAGATCACACAAATCCTCTTTTTTCTTCAGCTCTTTTGTACCTTCTCACTTAAGCaggtttcattttttatttttgcataatttttatttttatgtactTATAGTTATAACACCCTTTTGTAGATTCAGTGATTTTCTGATGCTTTGATTGTTTTTTTCCAGATCGCATAATCGATCCATTTTACTGTCAGTTGCTTTTATCTTTTGGAAACCCTTTATTTTGCTGATTATTTCAACGAgttttcaagttttttttttttatcaatgaATTCTGGTTCTTGATTGTGCTTTTGACCTGAGCTAATTGTTTTTCCTGTTTGTTCTTCTTGTATTATAGTTAGTATTTTCTGGGTTTGTTTCAATTTAACTTTCCAAAGACTATTTGCTTATTGATTAGCTTAAAGTTTTGAGTCTTTGACTTGGGTCATAGCTTGTTCTGCTAGGTTTTAAAATATTTAGATGTTGGTTAGTTTTTTTATGGGTGTTTTACTATTTGTCAAAAAATTATGCTGTATGTGTACCCAAATATGAAGATGTTCGATATAACttaatttttcttttgatttttgacatttttttattttgtatgatATTGGTATAAGATGAGCTTTAATGGGACAACATGGTCTGGGAGGATTCCTATAGCCGACCCCGACTTTCTTGGGGTTGAGGCCTAGTTGTTTGTATATGTGACATTTTTTCATAGACCAGAGTTGGTTACAGGTCCTTCTGTCAAGCCTACCTGTGCTAAAATCAATAGGATAATTCTTACTGAATAGGAGTAGTATGGTTAAATAATTTTACCAATTACCAGTGGATAAATAGGTGACCTTGAGAGTTAAGAATACAAAAAATGAACCATTCTTTGTTCTTTTACTTTAAGGTAAATATTGTTCAGAAGACCCATTTTCACAATTCAGAAGGTGCTCCTGAAATCTTTATAAGTTACGGAAAGAAATGATATTCCGGTCTTTATTGATATAACTGCAGCAAATTTTATTTGTTTGtaagttgttattgttgttagaaaagaaaaaaagatgggaAAACAGTTTCATGCACTTTGAATGGTCTTTCGTGCTCCGGTTATGTTATATGTTTTTTCTCTTGTAGGGACCATGATTAAGTtgtttaaagtaaaagaaaagcaGAGAGAACAAGCTGAGAATGCAAATGGAAAGCCACCAGTCAAGAAACAAAGTGCAGGAGAGTTGCGTCTTCACAAAGGTggtttctttttctatttctcttGAACTTTTAAGTTAACTAGTGCTTTAACCATTTAGCATCTTGCAAGTTGTTTCTAGTGAGTGCTTTATGCACGACAGATTGGTCACCAATAGCCCTCTATTGGTGAGATATCCTGAGTTTTAACAGGTTAACTAGTGATTTAACCATTTTGCATCTTGTGAGATAATTTTACTACGTGCTTCTTGCATGACAACTCGATAACTAGATATCATGAAGTAGTCTTAGATTGTCTTGGTTGGACTGAAAAGTGGAACGCAAGAAAGAGGGGAAATTACATGACACGGGTTAGTGTACATTTACTTTTAAAAAAGGCTTAGATTGCATTTTCCTTTTCGGTTGGTTGAGACTTGAGACCACATCAACTCTTTTTACCAACCTGAGATTGGACTGAATGGAGGAAGTAATCTATCCCCAAGCTTTTGAGTATGACTTTCACTTGCACATCGAGTCGTAACTGGACTGATGGCAAGAAAATAATAATCAAGCTGTTTCCTTTCTTCTTTCCGGTTCACCTTGTTGCCAAATGTAGTACATTGTTTTTTTGTTGGAGGAGCTCCAAAACCCTGTTTACCTATGAGTGATCTTGGATCTCCACATTCTTATGGAAGTATTCCTTCCAGGCCATATTATAGTAACTTTACGGGCCTCTTTGTTCCAAGTGATGGTTTTAGAGTAAACATCCAGGTAGGATAGAATTATTGCTAAGGTTTTGGCACCCAATAAGGAGAAAGTAAGATATAGGTCTTAAGAATTATTGAAAAGGTTTATGTTTGTGATGTATATTTTCTTGGAAACTAAATCGTTCTTCTTCCATATAACTTGTCTCAAGAACTACGGAAAGTATATGCACAATGAATAACTAAATGAAAAACTGTGTGTTGGAAGTACTTGAAAAATCTCTCAGGCATGGAGGGAGTGTAGGTGGCTATCAGTTCATGGAAACAGCGCTGAGTTCTTACGTCTTCAGTTGATTTTGCTTGATTTTTTGTTCAAGTGGGATTGGATTTGTCGTCCTCCTGTTTTCTCCATTGATCCTCTTCCCACTATTGCCTCATGCTGTTCTTCTCCATCTTAATTCAAGGGTGTTAAAATCAACAACATTACAGGCCCATCCTATTACTTGCCAAACTTGTAGAATCAAATCCACTGTGTGTCACACCCTCTTACCACATTCATGAGGTACCTCCctgatcaaacaggcaaaaggTAGGAGGTCGAGGAGGGTTGGTACAAATAGAAGCGCCGATCAGTAATAAAGATGGGGTGGACTTACCAGTGCCTTCGctgtttcttctttttttcttttgataagtAAAGGTATTATTGATAAGAACTCAGTACCAAGCTACTCCCCGTGACATATGGGTCACATGTTTGAGTCATGGAATTAGCCATTGATGCTTGCATTAAGGTGACAtgcctacatcacaccccttggggtgcggcccttccccggatCCTGCGTAAATGCGGGATGCTTCGtgtaccgggctgcccttttCAGTACCAAGCTGGTACAAAGACAAAGTACAAAGCTCTAGATAGGAAAGACACCAGAAACTCCAGCATTACATCAAGATCATTAGAGAAATCAGCAAATTTCTAAACTTAGAATGCTTCTGTTCTTCAGCTACACAATGTTCTCTTCCTTCTCCTCAAAACATCTTCTGTTCCCTCTGAGCCAAACATTCCAAAATATACATAAAGGAATAGGCCCCCAATTCTTCTTTTTCACTTTGTTCATCCTCTGACTTTGCCAGCTGCTTAGCATTTGTTTCACCTTTGCTGGCATCACCCATTGAATCCATACAAGTTAAGAAACTTACACCGAATTTGCTGTACGAATTTGCAATGTAATAGAAGATGACTCACTGTCTCGCCATTTTCCTTGCACAAGTAACACCTTCCACATAAGCTGATCCCTCTTTCTTTGCAACAAATTTGCCTTCCCTGTTTTTCCATATTTTGATatgaaataaatataaaattttgaaaatctGAATTAGGTGTAAAAAATTTGAGAAGTTGAATTAAGTCTACAAAGATATCTTGTTGCCCACCtcaaagtttttcttttagaaactGTCAAGTGAATAGACATAGTTTCTTCTTCCCCCTCACTCTTTAGCAGCTAAACACACTGcaaagttttaacttttaagatGCCATCTTAATATCACGTACATCAATCATGGTTATCCAGAAATTTCCCATATATTACAGCAGAGGTTAAATCCATTTTCTATCTTTCTTCTACTGTTTTGTTTCTCTGGTTCATCCTTAGAGACAAAGTGTTGATTTTTTCAGAACCTTTTTTATATCCGAGTTTTCAATCATACTGCTGTCTTCTGTGTGCTGTGACTATTACATATGTGCACGAGAGAGATATTTTGTTGCTTGATGCGAGACTATAGCATGAAAATTTATTATTCTATTTCCTTTTATCACTGAATGACTCCTCTTAGGAATTGGAGAATCTCTTGAAAAAACCTCACTTGCTAGCAGCTATCTGAAAGGGATTCTTTAACTACTTGTATGATGCATCTCTTTGTCCTAACTTCTATGCATTTATTTTCTCTAGCTCATACTTTCTGCTATCTTCTGTCATTTTTTTGCATCTAGATTATGATGAGTAAACCTTTGTATCTTGTTTCTTGTAGATATAAGTGAGCTAAATCTACCGAAAACATGTAGCATATCATTTCCCAATGGAAAAGATGACCTCATGAACTTTGAAGTCACCATTCGGCCTGATGAAGGATATTATATGTAAGTAATTTTGTTACAAACTTACCTATCAAAAAGATGTGCAAGTAATTTTGTAGACCATTCATTCTTCAAGTTTCTTACTTTCAAGAAGTAATTCCTGTCTTGCTATTTTAACTTTATTCACGCCTTTCTGCTTTCTTATTAACAGGGCATGTTGGTGAATTTAAATTAGCTTTCTGTGATGATGTTATTGATTATTTGTTCTTTGTTGCCTGTATATAGGGGTGGCACATTTACGTTCTCATTCAGTATTTCTCCAATGTATCCTCATGAAGCCCCAAAGGTTAAGTGCAAGACAAAGGTGGGTAACTGGTTATACTtatcttgtttattttcttactaGACTGTGTCTATTCTTGGACAGCTTACCGTTATCACTGTAAtgccctctttttttttcttttttttttttgcaggttTACCACCCTAATATTGACTTAGAAGGAAATGTGTGTCTCAACATTCTTCGAGAAGACTGGAAACCTGTGCTCAACATTAACACCATTATCTATGGCTTATATCATCTGTTCACGGTATTTTTCTTAATCTCGATATAAAGATACTTCACTGTCACTCATATAAAGTATTTAGCAGTTAGAACTTGTGATATTCTGCAGGAGCCGAATCACGAGGATCCCCTCAATCATGACGCAGCTGCTGTATTAAGAGACAACCCAAAGTTGTTCGAGTCCAACGTTAGAAGGGCAATGCATGGAGGCTATGTTGGGCAAACGTTCTTTCCTCGCTGTATGTAACGTCTTTGCTTCTGAATCAACTGATTGAAGAAGCTGATGGTGGAAGTTTGAGGACTCTGGGACTCTGTAAAGTTTGGGTGCAAAATCATTTCAGGTGGTCTTTCTGCAACAGAATATGGGTTCAAATGTCTTAAAATATATGTAACTCGGACCAGAAAAAAATTCTGTATGCCAAGTGTAAACTTTGCAATTTGTTTTTGGACAAGTTTATTGCGTTAGACCAATGGTGTAGACCTATGTTTTGGATTAACTTGTGTACAATCTGAAATTTTTATTCTATGGGAGATTCAAGCATGATAATTATCTTATTAGTTCAACTACTTTTTTCCAAGGTAGACATGATCCCAAAAAAAGGAAAACAGTTTTTTTTATTAGATTTCTTGAGTTATTACTAGGGCTGTGTGTTTTGTGTTGTAGGTAGTCTATTAGTCTTGTTTTATCAGGGGTTTGATGTCAAAACGGGAAAATTATTGGGAAATTGCATTATATAGCCACTCCAAAAAAATAATAGTCGGCAAATTGTGTATTTTTGtatattaatatataaatatacatattatatatatattttttgaatgttGGTCAACGAATGTAATTATTTTTGGTCTGCTGGCTAAATGTGTAATTGCCCAAATTTATCCGAGAATAGTGATAACATGGCCAAGGCAGGTTAATTTTACTTATATTAAACTTTGGACACTGAAGAATACCTTTCTCGGCCTTTGGACTAAGATCGTATTTAGTGGTAAAAATTGTATGGGACGACCAATAACCTatattcatttattttttattttttttttgtacccattttttaaataacttcagccccctttctcctcctccttcgttttattcttcttcttctttcttctgttgttgttggtgctgctataaaacttcagttcatgggatgattatcataaatatgtttatcagattatttaaaaacaaattataaataattacgtaagttagtagataataatttgtgaatatttccacgtacgtaagttagtagacaatgataattttgttttttttcacgtttattgtttccaaaatttatggtaaaaatagcacgatatAGCCAATTTTCGggctggtcattcaaaaatagccagtgtttatgaagtcaatgaaaaatagccactattttgctgtaacagagaccggttcagcataatatactggagttcggtgcacctgtgtatgaactccagcatattatgttggaccggtatactttgctgactccagtataatatactggagactggagcaccggtgctccaaactccagtatattatactggacaattatacttgctggaactccagtatattatgctggaattctagtgtacttatgctggagttccagcatacttatcctggaactccagtataatatactggcgtatttttcgggttttgaacagtgttatcgctcaaatttatctttacatgaaaagtggctaaattttgattacttttaaaattgggctatttttgaaaaaccagttgtaaatctggctatttttgaatttctcccaaatttgtgatttagatactgttggcaatctgattatttatctagtatgttagaaacctttttcaaaaacttcagcttatttagtgttgaagtttttcaaatgaactaaataacttcagcatcttctgttgaaatttttgaaaaagctttatgacaaaactaatgaatctaggaaaa comes from the Nicotiana sylvestris chromosome 4, ASM39365v2, whole genome shotgun sequence genome and includes:
- the LOC104221151 gene encoding NEDD8-conjugating enzyme Ubc12, whose product is MIKLFKVKEKQREQAENANGKPPVKKQSAGELRLHKDISELNLPKTCSISFPNGKDDLMNFEVTIRPDEGYYMGGTFTFSFSISPMYPHEAPKVKCKTKVYHPNIDLEGNVCLNILREDWKPVLNINTIIYGLYHLFTEPNHEDPLNHDAAAVLRDNPKLFESNVRRAMHGGYVGQTFFPRCM